AACAACTCCTAATTGTTCTATCGAGTGACAGGCCCAATTACTGCGAACTGACTGGCAGGGGGGCAGAAAATATTCTTTACGGAGGCTCCTATCACCCTAAATCGAGGCCTATTAAATTTGTTACTGAAGTACACGTACATTTCTGATGGATCAAATCAAAGTACGCAATATTACATAAACTACAGTATTTCAGAAGATTAGTATAACAAGTTTTTTCACTTATAGCTTATTTTGCGTCCTTTAAAGCGCTCTACGAAAACGGAAACATGGAATTGTGGCTTTTATTTTCTTTGTTTGGGTGTTGTTGAGGGCACGCGACGCCACTCATTGGCAGAATCGCTTGAGGAGGGGGATCAGCGGTAGTGGGGAGGGAGAAGAATGAAGTGGGGGGGATTTCCATTCGCTCGCCGGCCTAGACTTGCGATGCTCCAACTCAGCCAGACGCCGCAGCGGAGTGAAAGCTGGTGGCAGGAAGTTCCGAACTGTGGGGATAGTACTTAGCGCATCACGAGGTGcttgtaactttattttctaaggGATCGTATACCGAAAATTTAAGGGACACATTTTCTATGTGTATCGTTGGCACCTCTATGAGTGTAATTCAATGCTGAAACATTATCCAAAGAATTAGTAAATTTTCAGCGCTTTAATTACATTTTGTTACAGATTTAAATAATTATACCAACATAATATCCCCGAGCTGTGTCGGTATTTAATGTCTGTGAATATAAGGTACTGAACAGCACTTTCTTTATCGACTGTGGAGTGGAGTGAAGTATGACAGCAGGTCAGTGTTGTGTGCTGTTGGCCCGCTCGGCCGCAGAAGGGTGTGGACTGAAGGGGACACCAGTAGCCCGATGCCTGTTTGGCCCGCCAGACCCGGCGGAAACCCGGAAGCTCATGGAGGAAGAGTTCGCGATCAACAGAGAAAGAATGCTAAGGAGATGGGGGATGGATATCCTCACCCTGGAGCAACCCACGACGCCACCTTCACCGGCCGTAGTCAGACCTACGCCTTACTCACGACAGACCAGGATCTCAGGTAAATACACCAGAATTTAATCCTGTACAGCTCAAATTATTTCGAATGACAACTGTTTCATTAAAAAATTACTGAAGTTTGTGTGTTGTGCTATAAATACGTAATCTTTTCAGATTTCGTTACTTTGAAATATTAGTGAATTTATCCGGCATCATAAGACAGATTCAGTTCAAGTCTTTATTGAAGTTATTCAATTCTGTGACATATGAATATACATTTAAATCCTTTAACCAAAGTATGCTTTTGATAAGTGGTGTTCCTGCTTTTAGAGTATGTATAGACTTAAAAAGGCATTGCTGCTGTCTAGAAAAATAGACGGTAGGGAAAGACAGGGATATACTGTATATTAGGACTAAGTAAATCATAAAAAAACACAGAGCCAGGGAAGAGGAAAAGATAAGCAGAAATCATCCTCCAGCTACTTCCCATGAATACCAtaaaattgttattgttgtttgttcACTTGAAAAGAATAAGAATGATGGGAAATCAAAATGCagaatcttttcctccattctaaTAAAATTTGAAGTTATCGGTGTTATTCATATCAGTGTAGGTATattttttttttcgtcgcaccgacacagataggtcttatggcgacgatgggataggaaaggcctaggagtggggaagaatctgccttggccttaattaagatacagccccagcatttgcctgatgttaaaatgggaaaccacggaaaaaatcttcagcgctgccgacagtgaggttcgaacccactatctcccagatgcaagctcacggctgcgtgctCCTAACGGCACGGCAAGGTATACTATTAACCATGTAGTTTCAAGAGTACCGTCCTTTGTATATCCTATCAGTCCTGAGAATGCCTATGTTGTTTGGATTGTTCACTAGCTGAGCTACTCCAGAGTTACGAGCTATCTTTTAACATTACGAGGTAAATTACCATCAAGTCGCATGTTCATAATGAATCATTACAAATGGAAATATCCGGATACCATATGACGCTACTGGACTTGATAGGGTGAAATCCTTTTCATTTGAAGAGTAACATATTCCCGAAATATTGTCACCAATAAAAACTTCATCTGCTTTTCTTTTCCTAATTAGCAAgagtaagcaagcttgtagttttatgtgactgttgatatcgtaagcGTAGCCAAGGGGTgatccagttttacatggaatacgAACCACATGGATGTGTCTTTTCGTTTTTCAAAAACCCACacacattggccgggattcgaaacaTGATCGCCTTGGTCAGAAGCCAGTGATGAtcccactcggctatcacgccctctACTAAATGTTTGTACCATCAGATGGGGCAATGGAAGTAGAAGTAGCGCGCAGGAAATTAAACATACACAGGAGGGGGGCGTAACAGATGAGTGACATcatcattggcttctcaccaaggcaaaGGCGGTCACGAAGTGGACTTTTTGAAAAGAACATTCACGTCCCTCCCGTTCGGAATTCTCGTAAAACTAGAGTATTTGACACTGTTATGACAATATTAAAAGTCATGTAGAACTACAACTTTTCTTCGCCCTCTTTACCTAGGTCTACCTACATTTTCATGGCGAACTGTCATTCCTATCTGTGTTCAGTGTCTCTGAATGAACTAAGAGCGTTCCTGGTCTTTTCTTCGTAACTCTTCGAATTCAGTGCGTAGTTATCATTAACACTGAATAGCCGATCTGAATTTCTCAATCTGGCTTTCAGAgctcaaattggtgggttcgatcccgtccCGGCTTAGTCTGACGTGTGAAGGCGCTGGGATACGTCCCCCTCTACCAGTACGTGAAAGTACTCCTGCACCTTGGTGTCTGCAAAAACtacaacagtagttagtgggatgtgaaacaattattattattattattattattattattattattattattattattattattatattttttgctagttgctttacgtcgcaccgacgcagataggctacgtcttatggcgatgatgggacaggaaagggctaggagtcggaaggaagcggccgtggccttaattaaggtacagccccagcatttgcctggtgtgaaaatgggaaaccatggaaaactatcttcagggctgccgacagtggggttcgaacctagtgtcttccgaatactggacactggccgcacttaagcgactgcagctatcgagctaggtattattattattattattattattattcgcattcCTTATTTACGTTATTTCTTACTTTTCTTGGCTTTTCTCCCAATTTAATtgggttttacgaccggatgac
The Anabrus simplex isolate iqAnaSimp1 chromosome 3, ASM4041472v1, whole genome shotgun sequence genome window above contains:
- the LOC136866106 gene encoding uncharacterized protein is translated as MTAGQCCVLLARSAAEGCGLKGTPVARCLFGPPDPAETRKLMEEEFAINRERMLRRWGMDILTLEQPTTPPSPAVVRPTPYSRQTRISDFWRNKRASNSVRSSSGLKTTTDRTASNTNSSSSISKSPSELQQS